Proteins encoded together in one Aminipila butyrica window:
- the pstC gene encoding phosphate ABC transporter permease subunit PstC, producing the protein MRNAKETFMRGVFFAAACTSVLAVALICIFLFTNGIPAINEIGAASFLLGEKWKPSNDIYGIFPMILGSIYVTAGAIVIGVPIGLLTAVFMARFCPKPIYKPLKAATELLAGIPSIVYGFFGLVVLVPFIRDNFDGNGSSMLTASLLLGIMILPTIIGVSESAIRTVPESYYEGALALGATHERSIFWVVLPAAKSGIIAGIVLGIGRAIGETMAVMMVAGNQARMPAGIFKGVRTMTTNIVIEMGYAAGLHREALIATAVVLFVFILIINLSVSLLNRRNLNGGN; encoded by the coding sequence ATGAGAAACGCAAAAGAAACTTTTATGAGAGGCGTATTCTTTGCAGCTGCTTGCACTTCGGTGCTGGCAGTTGCTTTGATATGTATCTTTCTATTTACAAACGGCATACCAGCCATAAATGAGATTGGAGCAGCATCCTTCCTATTAGGGGAAAAGTGGAAGCCATCCAACGATATTTATGGCATATTCCCGATGATTTTAGGGAGCATCTATGTAACCGCAGGCGCTATTGTTATCGGCGTGCCTATCGGACTGCTGACAGCGGTATTCATGGCCCGGTTTTGCCCGAAGCCAATCTACAAGCCATTGAAAGCTGCTACGGAGTTGCTGGCAGGTATTCCTTCCATTGTTTATGGTTTCTTTGGATTGGTGGTACTGGTTCCTTTTATCCGAGACAATTTTGATGGCAACGGGAGCAGCATGCTTACGGCCTCCCTTTTACTGGGCATCATGATCTTGCCAACCATAATCGGTGTCAGCGAATCTGCCATCCGAACCGTCCCGGAATCTTATTATGAGGGGGCCTTGGCCCTAGGAGCCACTCACGAGCGAAGCATCTTCTGGGTGGTGCTGCCAGCAGCTAAATCGGGAATCATCGCCGGCATCGTTTTAGGTATCGGACGAGCCATCGGTGAAACCATGGCGGTGATGATGGTAGCGGGAAACCAAGCCAGAATGCCCGCAGGTATTTTCAAGGGCGTCCGGACTATGACCACCAACATCGTTATTGAGATGGGCTATGCGGCAGGTCTTCATCGGGAGGCCCTCATTGCGACAGCTGTGGTGCTGTTCGTTTTTATACTTATCATTAACTTGTCCGTATCTCTTTTGAACAGGAGGAATCTAAATGGAGGCAATTAA
- a CDS encoding substrate-binding domain-containing protein, producing MKKGLKKLMACTAVAVLIAGSFAGCGSKEAENGEADFDHDISVISREDGSGTRGAFIELFGIEEKNDAGEKVDNTTEEANITNNTSVMMTSVSGDPYAIGYISLGSLNDTVKAVKIDGVAPSKEVIKNGTYKIARPFNIATKDGVSEVAQDFIDYIMSAEGQKVIEGNGYISVSDSAAYAGTMPEGKIVVAGSSSVTPVMEKLKEAYLAVNTNASIEIQQSDSTTGMTSAIDGICDIGMASRELKDTELEAGLKATAIAMDGIAVIVNKESTVDELTPDQVKAIFVGEVTNWSEVVDSEVVE from the coding sequence ATGAAAAAAGGATTGAAGAAATTAATGGCATGTACTGCGGTGGCTGTATTGATTGCAGGAAGTTTTGCAGGATGTGGCAGCAAAGAAGCAGAAAATGGTGAGGCGGATTTTGACCACGATATTTCCGTTATATCCAGAGAAGATGGATCCGGCACCAGAGGGGCGTTTATCGAACTCTTTGGCATTGAAGAAAAAAATGATGCCGGTGAAAAAGTGGACAATACCACGGAAGAAGCCAATATTACCAATAATACCTCTGTCATGATGACCAGCGTATCCGGCGATCCATACGCCATCGGATACATTTCCTTAGGCTCTCTGAATGATACAGTTAAGGCAGTAAAGATTGATGGGGTTGCTCCGAGCAAGGAAGTAATCAAAAATGGCACCTACAAAATCGCCAGACCTTTCAACATCGCTACCAAGGATGGGGTTAGCGAAGTGGCTCAGGACTTCATTGACTACATCATGAGTGCAGAAGGTCAGAAGGTCATCGAAGGCAATGGATATATCTCCGTCAGCGATTCCGCGGCCTATGCCGGCACTATGCCAGAAGGCAAGATTGTTGTAGCAGGTTCCTCCTCTGTTACGCCAGTTATGGAAAAGCTGAAAGAAGCTTACTTGGCAGTTAATACAAATGCGTCTATTGAAATCCAGCAGAGTGATTCCACCACGGGTATGACTTCCGCTATTGATGGAATTTGTGACATCGGCATGGCATCCAGAGAATTGAAGGATACTGAATTGGAAGCAGGGCTTAAAGCCACTGCCATCGCTATGGACGGCATCGCGGTTATCGTCAACAAGGAAAGCACAGTGGATGAACTGACACCGGATCAGGTAAAAGCCATCTTTGTCGGTGAAGTGACGAACTGGTCAGAGGTTGTAGACTCAGAGGTCGTAGAATAA
- a CDS encoding NAD-dependent protein deacylase translates to MNQEIQQLSQIIQDSQNIVFFGGAGVSTESNIPDFRSESGLYQAVSQYGHPPETMLSRSFFDGHLDTFYDYYKNNLIYTEAKPNDAHLALARLEAAGKLKAVVTQNIDGLHQLAGSKTVFELHGSVLRNNCMACGAPYDLAYIMDPAHCKDNPEEKRQIPLCEKCGGIVKPDVVLYEECLNDQVMEGAISAIAQADTLIVGGTSLVVYPAAGLINYFHGNHLVLINKSETSYDRKADLVIYDAIGKVLREATKKYSFI, encoded by the coding sequence ATGAATCAAGAAATCCAACAGCTGTCCCAAATTATTCAGGATAGCCAGAATATAGTATTCTTTGGTGGAGCAGGTGTTTCCACTGAAAGCAACATCCCTGATTTTCGCTCAGAGAGCGGACTGTATCAGGCGGTAAGCCAGTACGGTCATCCACCTGAAACCATGCTTTCCCGCAGTTTTTTCGACGGGCATCTGGATACCTTCTACGATTATTATAAAAATAACCTGATTTACACAGAAGCAAAGCCCAATGACGCCCACCTAGCCTTGGCTAGACTGGAAGCCGCAGGCAAGTTGAAAGCAGTGGTTACTCAAAACATCGACGGCCTCCATCAGTTGGCTGGCAGCAAGACGGTCTTTGAACTCCACGGCTCTGTCCTGCGAAATAACTGCATGGCATGTGGTGCCCCTTATGACCTGGCGTACATCATGGATCCAGCCCACTGCAAAGACAATCCGGAGGAGAAAAGGCAAATTCCTTTGTGCGAAAAGTGCGGCGGTATTGTCAAGCCGGACGTCGTTCTTTATGAAGAATGTTTGAATGACCAGGTAATGGAAGGTGCCATATCGGCCATCGCCCAAGCTGACACGTTAATTGTAGGCGGCACCTCTCTAGTAGTATATCCTGCTGCGGGGCTGATTAACTATTTTCACGGAAACCACCTGGTTCTCATCAACAAGTCTGAGACCTCTTACGACCGCAAGGCTGATTTAGTTATCTATGATGCCATCGGCAAAGTTCTCCGGGAAGCTACAAAAAAATATTCTTTTATTTAA
- the cbiQ gene encoding cobalt ECF transporter T component CbiQ — MTLKNETNKPHQHGHRHQKHRKIGHKHGEGSSIDFYAYLSEIRHWNPGFKVSLSALTLILTIGLNNPWVSLSVIAAMAYVTVVKGRLPLHAYLSILTIPIAFILLGTIMIGIDFALKPVSQFNLHLGFFYIVTSWERIQTMCFLILKVFAAVSAMEMMALSTPSSEIICVLQKVRVPKLFTELMMMTYRYIFILIDVNIHIRNSADSRLGFCDLKTSWNTFGKVASNMLIVSLKKSSAYYDAMEARCYDGEFIILEEPRPIRTSQVIPAIIFIFFLFGLWVMSR; from the coding sequence ATGACACTAAAAAACGAGACGAACAAACCTCACCAGCACGGACACCGCCACCAGAAGCACCGCAAGATTGGGCACAAGCACGGAGAAGGTTCCTCCATCGACTTTTATGCGTATCTCTCCGAGATACGTCATTGGAACCCCGGGTTTAAAGTGTCACTCTCCGCATTGACATTGATTTTGACCATCGGTTTAAACAACCCTTGGGTATCCTTGTCTGTCATTGCCGCTATGGCCTATGTGACCGTAGTGAAGGGACGACTTCCTCTTCACGCTTACCTGTCGATTCTAACCATTCCCATCGCATTTATCCTGCTGGGAACAATTATGATTGGCATTGATTTTGCGCTGAAGCCGGTGAGCCAGTTCAACCTTCATCTAGGTTTTTTCTACATAGTGACATCCTGGGAACGAATCCAGACTATGTGTTTTTTAATCCTCAAGGTCTTTGCCGCGGTCAGCGCCATGGAGATGATGGCTTTATCCACCCCATCCTCCGAGATTATCTGCGTACTCCAAAAAGTCCGCGTGCCAAAGCTGTTTACCGAGTTGATGATGATGACTTATCGGTATATCTTCATCCTGATTGACGTCAATATCCATATCAGAAATTCTGCGGACTCTCGCTTGGGTTTCTGCGATTTGAAAACTTCCTGGAATACATTTGGAAAAGTTGCAAGCAATATGCTGATCGTTTCACTGAAAAAGTCCAGCGCCTATTACGACGCCATGGAAGCCAGATGCTACGACGGAGAGTTTATCATCCTGGAAGAACCGCGGCCAATCCGCACCAGCCAGGTAATCCCAGCTATAATTTTTATCTTTTTTCTCTTCGGGCTATGGGTCATGTCAAGATAG
- a CDS encoding energy-coupling factor ABC transporter ATP-binding protein, producing the protein MKEPILQIQDLHYCYGNGKTALNGISLDIYPGEKIAVVGSNGAGKSTFFLNTNGVLTPDDGQIFYRGLPITKKNLKELRKNIGIVFQDADNQIIASTVLAEVAFGPMNLKLSREEVLERVEEALAYMNILEFKERPPHYLSGGEKKRVSIADIIAMRSEIIIFDEPTAGLDPLNAAMLEEVLEKLSSEGKTMLISTHDVDFVYRWAERMIVFNQGQIIADGSPLKIFQDMAILEQANLKQPMLLKIYDLLVEQSLVGDEQRYPATFQELQKVIQR; encoded by the coding sequence ATGAAGGAGCCGATTTTACAAATTCAGGATTTACATTATTGTTACGGAAACGGGAAGACGGCTTTAAACGGCATCAGCCTGGATATCTATCCAGGTGAAAAAATTGCCGTGGTAGGTTCCAACGGAGCTGGAAAGTCTACTTTTTTCCTCAACACCAACGGAGTTCTTACACCAGACGATGGTCAGATTTTTTACCGTGGACTGCCCATTACAAAGAAAAATTTAAAGGAACTGCGGAAAAACATTGGCATTGTCTTTCAGGACGCGGACAACCAAATCATCGCTTCTACGGTCCTGGCCGAAGTAGCTTTTGGGCCGATGAACCTCAAGCTAAGCAGGGAAGAGGTCTTGGAACGGGTGGAAGAAGCCTTGGCTTATATGAATATTCTTGAATTTAAAGAACGGCCGCCCCATTACCTGAGTGGCGGCGAAAAAAAACGCGTCAGCATTGCCGACATCATCGCTATGAGATCGGAAATTATCATCTTTGATGAACCTACGGCAGGGCTGGATCCCCTTAACGCAGCAATGCTGGAGGAGGTATTGGAAAAGCTTTCCTCCGAGGGAAAGACCATGTTAATCTCCACCCACGACGTAGACTTTGTCTACCGCTGGGCTGAGCGCATGATCGTTTTCAACCAAGGGCAAATCATCGCCGATGGATCACCCCTGAAAATTTTTCAGGACATGGCCATCCTGGAGCAAGCCAATTTAAAACAGCCTATGCTGTTAAAGATTTACGACTTGCTGGTGGAACAGTCTCTGGTAGGCGACGAGCAGCGCTACCCTGCCACGTTTCAGGAATTGCAGAAAGTCATTCAAAGATAA
- a CDS encoding energy-coupling factor ABC transporter permease, whose amino-acid sequence MKKMTMKEKKLILGTAVAALFLGIAPSASAMHIMEGYLPPTFCIVWGVICLPFLVAGFLSIKRTLADNRRNITMIAMAAAFVFVLSSLKIPSVTGSCSHMTGTGLGAILLGPSAVSILGIIVLIFQAILLAHGGLTTLGANTFSMAIAGPFVSFGIYALCKKLKVNKSVGIFLAASIGDLFTYCVTSFQLTMAYPSPTGGYMASLLKFLAVFAPTQVPLAIIEGILTVVIVMGLETYAKPELNALKFAVGGDTK is encoded by the coding sequence ATGAAAAAAATGACTATGAAAGAAAAGAAACTAATTTTAGGCACTGCTGTTGCTGCTTTATTTCTCGGCATAGCACCGTCAGCCAGCGCCATGCACATTATGGAGGGCTATCTGCCTCCTACCTTTTGCATCGTATGGGGTGTAATCTGCCTGCCGTTTTTAGTGGCAGGTTTCCTATCCATCAAACGGACCTTAGCAGACAACCGCAGAAATATTACCATGATTGCCATGGCAGCGGCTTTCGTGTTCGTGCTGTCTTCCTTGAAGATTCCGTCAGTGACAGGCAGCTGCTCTCACATGACAGGTACTGGACTAGGTGCCATCTTGCTCGGACCTAGCGCAGTCAGCATCCTGGGCATTATCGTATTGATATTCCAGGCCATTTTGTTAGCTCATGGTGGTCTGACCACTCTGGGAGCCAACACCTTCTCCATGGCCATTGCCGGTCCTTTCGTTTCCTTCGGTATCTATGCCCTGTGCAAGAAGCTAAAGGTAAACAAGAGCGTGGGCATCTTTTTGGCAGCCTCCATCGGCGACCTGTTTACCTACTGTGTAACCAGTTTCCAGCTGACCATGGCGTACCCGTCTCCAACCGGCGGATATATGGCTTCCCTCTTAAAGTTCCTGGCGGTTTTCGCCCCTACTCAGGTTCCTCTAGCCATCATTGAGGGTATCCTGACGGTGGTTATCGTCATGGGTCTTGAGACTTACGCTAAACCAGAATTAAACGCTTTAAAGTTTGCAGTTGGAGGTGACACAAAATAA
- a CDS encoding energy-coupling factor ABC transporter substrate-binding protein, protein MKTRSKVIILLIIVFLIAIVPLFALKGAEFGGSDDAGGEAISTIMGEEYTPWFTPVLETAIGGEIPGEVESLVFCLQTGIGVGVIAFVMGRLVERSKQEKKNGKNTH, encoded by the coding sequence ATGAAGACGAGATCAAAGGTTATCATTTTACTAATAATTGTTTTTCTAATCGCTATTGTTCCCCTATTCGCCTTAAAAGGTGCTGAATTTGGTGGTTCTGACGATGCCGGTGGAGAGGCGATCTCTACGATTATGGGTGAAGAATATACCCCATGGTTTACACCGGTATTAGAGACCGCTATCGGGGGTGAAATCCCAGGAGAAGTGGAAAGTTTGGTATTCTGCCTTCAGACGGGTATCGGCGTAGGCGTCATCGCCTTTGTCATGGGCCGACTGGTAGAACGCTCCAAGCAGGAGAAAAAGAACGGCAAAAATACCCATTAA
- the pyk gene encoding pyruvate kinase, which yields MRKTKIICTLGPSTTDDETLRKLMVEGMNAARLNFSHGDHQQHGKTLQRIRQMRDELGLPVATILDTKGPEIRVRQFENDKIFLERGQQFTLTTRQMMGDQHIASITYADLPKDVHQGMIILIDDGLIELKVLEVGETDILCEVENGGAVSNNKGVNVPNSNLSMPFISQRDYEDILFGVEQDVDFIAASFVRTAEDVQAIKDILSQQQCDTIKIIAKIENMQGVDNVDKIIEIADGIMVARGDMGVEIPLEDVPVLQKLIIKKCIAEGKIVITATQMLDSMMKNPRPTRAEATDVANAIYDGTSAIMLSGETAAGAYPVEALQTMVRIAERAEEDINYKSRFAQIREFDKPDVTTAISHATCTTSMDLNAAAIITVTASGRTAHMISRYRPGSPIIGCTSNACVWRQLNLAWGVQPLIIPEYQNTRDLFNSAVAAASKAGYVENGEIVVLTAGVPIGISGTTNILKVQIAGVYH from the coding sequence ATGAGAAAAACAAAGATAATTTGTACCTTGGGCCCTTCGACCACAGATGATGAAACCTTGAGAAAGCTTATGGTAGAGGGAATGAATGCGGCAAGATTAAATTTCTCTCACGGAGATCACCAGCAGCATGGGAAGACGTTGCAGAGAATCCGCCAGATGCGGGATGAGCTGGGACTGCCTGTTGCCACCATATTAGATACAAAGGGACCGGAGATTCGGGTTCGTCAGTTTGAAAACGACAAAATATTCCTAGAAAGGGGACAGCAGTTCACCTTGACCACCCGGCAGATGATGGGCGACCAGCATATAGCCAGCATTACTTATGCTGACTTGCCAAAGGATGTCCACCAGGGCATGATAATTCTTATCGACGATGGGCTTATTGAACTGAAGGTCTTAGAGGTAGGAGAAACGGATATTCTCTGTGAAGTAGAAAACGGCGGAGCGGTATCCAATAATAAAGGGGTCAATGTGCCCAATTCCAATTTATCCATGCCGTTTATCAGCCAGCGAGATTATGAGGATATTCTTTTCGGTGTGGAACAGGATGTAGACTTTATAGCGGCATCTTTTGTTCGCACAGCCGAAGATGTCCAAGCTATCAAAGATATTTTGAGCCAGCAGCAGTGCGATACTATTAAGATTATTGCTAAGATTGAAAATATGCAAGGCGTAGATAACGTTGATAAGATTATTGAAATTGCTGACGGAATCATGGTGGCCAGAGGAGACATGGGCGTAGAGATTCCATTGGAGGATGTCCCGGTACTGCAAAAGCTTATTATTAAAAAGTGCATCGCAGAAGGAAAGATTGTTATTACTGCTACGCAGATGCTGGATTCGATGATGAAGAATCCAAGGCCTACGAGAGCGGAAGCCACTGATGTAGCCAACGCAATCTATGACGGAACCAGTGCCATCATGCTTTCGGGGGAGACGGCAGCAGGGGCCTATCCGGTAGAGGCCTTGCAGACCATGGTGCGGATTGCCGAACGGGCAGAAGAAGATATTAACTACAAGAGCCGATTTGCTCAAATCCGAGAATTTGATAAGCCCGATGTGACTACGGCTATTTCTCATGCGACTTGTACTACTTCCATGGATTTAAATGCAGCAGCCATTATCACAGTGACCGCTTCTGGACGGACAGCCCACATGATTTCCCGCTACCGGCCAGGCAGTCCCATCATCGGCTGCACCAGCAACGCCTGCGTATGGCGACAGCTGAACCTGGCGTGGGGTGTGCAGCCCTTAATCATTCCCGAATACCAAAACACCCGGGATCTCTTCAACTCAGCAGTAGCTGCCGCCAGTAAAGCCGGTTATGTAGAAAACGGTGAAATCGTGGTGCTGACTGCGGGAGTACCAATCGGCATATCTGGCACGACTAATATCTTAAAGGTTCAGATTGCTGGAGTGTATCACTGA
- a CDS encoding patatin-like phospholipase family protein → MGTGKTALVLGGGGAKGAYEIGVWQALNELGVDIHIVTGTSIGAVNGALVAQNDFEAAKSSWSEIKESTITELTEREELRQILERYIKEDVIRRGPVEYGLVTVEFPSFKEHCTFLADMPEGELLDYILASAACFPIIQPYEIDNKKFIDGAYFDNLPVEMALEKGAEHVIAVDLEAIGLLRKATWKDSPRLTIIASAWNLGKFWAFEPENVKRILRLGYLDTMKAFGAFSGKKYTFLRGQFAGERLEEADAAAAAFELDPAIVYSKEVLDQKLLEAVNQETSRQWKEDVKSKVKRFLTDGPGTLLEEEILAKRYVVRNGILW, encoded by the coding sequence ATGGGGACAGGGAAGACAGCACTGGTCTTGGGTGGCGGAGGCGCCAAGGGAGCCTACGAAATCGGTGTGTGGCAGGCACTGAATGAATTGGGAGTGGATATCCATATTGTGACGGGGACGTCTATCGGTGCGGTGAACGGCGCTTTGGTAGCACAAAACGATTTTGAAGCAGCCAAGAGCAGCTGGAGCGAAATTAAAGAGAGTACGATAACAGAGTTGACAGAGCGGGAGGAGCTGCGCCAAATCTTAGAGCGGTATATAAAAGAAGATGTTATACGCAGGGGGCCGGTGGAATACGGCCTGGTGACTGTAGAATTTCCCTCTTTTAAGGAGCATTGCACGTTTTTGGCGGACATGCCGGAAGGAGAGCTGCTGGACTATATTTTAGCCAGCGCGGCTTGCTTCCCCATTATACAACCCTACGAGATTGATAATAAGAAGTTTATTGATGGGGCGTACTTTGATAATTTGCCGGTGGAAATGGCTTTAGAAAAGGGCGCCGAGCATGTAATAGCGGTAGATCTGGAAGCCATCGGCCTGTTGAGAAAAGCGACCTGGAAGGATTCGCCCCGACTGACAATCATTGCCTCCGCATGGAACTTAGGTAAGTTTTGGGCCTTTGAGCCGGAAAATGTCAAACGGATTTTACGGCTGGGTTATTTGGATACCATGAAAGCTTTTGGTGCTTTTTCGGGGAAGAAATATACGTTTCTCCGAGGTCAATTTGCCGGAGAGAGGCTGGAGGAGGCCGATGCAGCGGCGGCCGCCTTTGAATTGGATCCTGCTATTGTCTATAGTAAGGAAGTGCTGGACCAGAAATTGCTGGAGGCGGTGAACCAAGAAACTAGCAGGCAATGGAAGGAAGATGTTAAATCCAAGGTAAAGCGTTTTTTGACCGATGGACCGGGGACTTTGCTGGAGGAAGAAATTTTAGCCAAAAGGTATGTAGTAAGGAATGGAATACTGTGGTAA